A stretch of DNA from Streptomyces sp. NBC_01197:
GGATGGCCGCGGCAGCCCCGGGAGACGCGCTCGGCCGGTGGAACGCGGGGGCGACCGCAGCGCTGCGGGCTGCCACCGCGCACGCCCAGCTCCGGGCCGCCGAGGCCGTGGCGGCGGCCGCGGACGCGCTGCCGCCGGGCTCCGCCGCCGCTGAGCTGCTGCACACCCTGGGCCGGCTGTTCGCCCTGGAGCGCATCGCGCCCCGGAGCGGTGATCTGCTGAACGAGGGTTTCGTCGAGGGCCGGCACATCGCCGCGATCCCGGCCGAGACCGACCGGCTGGCTGCCCGGGTCGCCGGAGAGGCGCAGGTGCTGACCGAGGCCTTCGACCTCCCGGCCGAGTGGCTGGCTGATGTGCCGGTCGCGGGCGCCGGGTACGCATCGGCGTACGACGACCCCGAGGGGCCCTGGCACCGTTCGGCCGAGGAGGCGCGGTCGTGAACCGGCTCCTGCTGCGCACGGTTCTGCTCGCGTACGGGGGCACGGTCCATGTGCTGTCCCGTTTCTGCCGGTAGGCACTGCCCGGTCGACCTCGGTGGGCCCGGCGCTGCTTCCGGTACGGCTTCCCGATACGGCTTCCGAGGCAGCCTCCCGGTACCGGACCCGGGGGTGAAAAAACCTTCCCTCACCGCGTAACCGGAAGATCGTCCAGCCGTTGGACCGATATCCACGGGATGCGTTTCATCCATATTCAGCCCGTTTTATAGGTCTGTTCTGTAGGCCCGTTCTGCAGGTCTGTCCGCTCTGCAGGTCTGTCCGCTTTGCATGAAGGGGAATGTCATGTCCGAGCTGCACCCGACCCTTGTCGAAGTCCTGACCAACACCTTCAAGGTCCCCGCCGTCGAACTCCGCCCCGAGGCCACCATGGACGACCTGGAGATGGACTCCCTCGCCGTCGCGGAACTCGGGGTCATCGTCAAGGAGACCCTCGGGGTCGACGCCGACGCCGACTCCGCGTACAAGGGGGCAACCCTCGGCCGGATCAGCGAGTTCCTGACCGAATCCACCGCGGCCGACGCCCGATGACCCTGCCTCCGGTCGCCATCACCGGCCTGGGCATGATCACCCCGGCCGGCAACGACACGGAATCCACCTGGCGAGGTGTGTGTGCGGGCCGCTCCACGGCCCGTGCCGTTCCCGAACTGGACGGCTGCGCCATCGACTTCGCCTGCCGGGTCACCGGAATCGACCTGGCGGAGGCCGTCGGCGGCCGGGCCGTCTACCGCATGGGGCGCTACGTCAGGTTCGCGGTGCTCGCCGCCGAGGAGGCCGTCGCCGACGCCGGGCTCTCCCCGGCCGGCTGGGACGGTGCCCGGGTCGCCGTCGTCATCGGGACCAGCAGCGCGGGCTCGACCGGGCTGTACGAGCAGTCGGTCGCCCTGGAGCGCCGGGGGCCCGAGGCCACCTCGCCCCTGGGCACCCTGCTCACCGTCCCCAATATGGCGGCCGCCGAGGTCGCCATCCGGCTGCGGGCCACCGGGCCGAGCCTGGCGCCCTGCACGGCCTGCTCGTCCGGCGCCACCGCACTCTCGGTGGCCCGCGATCTGCTGGTCACCGGGCAGTGCGACATCGCTGTCGCGGGTGCCACCGAATCGATCATCGACCGGCTGGCCCTGACCGGGTTCGCACGGTCGGGGGCCGGTGCGGTGCGGGCCGGGGAGCAACCCCCGGCCATCTGCCGTCCGTTCGCCGCCGACCGGCGCGGTGTCGTGATGGGGGAGGGGGCCGCCGTCATGGTCCTGGAGCGTGAGGCCGACGCCCAGGCCCGGAACGTCACCCCCCGCGCCCTGCTGGCCGGAACCGGCGCCACCACCGACGCGTACCACCCGACCAGCCCCCGGCCCGACGGTTCCGTCGCCGCGGCCGCGGTGGACGCGGCGCTGCGCGACGCGGGCTGGGGCGCGGCTGACGTCGGTCATGTGAACGCCCACGGCACATCCACTCTGCTCAACGACGCCACCGAGGCCGGGCTGATCGCCCGCGCCTATCCGCACCGGCCCCCAGTGACCGCGCCCAAGGGCGTGCTCGGTCACTGCATGGGCGCGGCGGGCGCCATCGAGGCCGGGCTGACCGTCCTCACCCTCCAGCACGGACTCGTACCGCCGGTCGCCAATCTGACCGCCCCCGCACCGGAGTTCGACATCGACTGCGTGACCAAACAGCCCCGCCGGGTACGGGTCTCGCGCGCGGTCAGCCACTCCTTCGGCTTCGGCGGCCACAATGCGGTGCTCGCCTTCCAGCACGCCTGACGGGGTCTCCGCAGGCCTCTTACCTGGTGCCGGTCCGCGCTGACGCGGACCGGCACTGCGCGACCCGCCGCCGGTTCCGGTTCCGGATCCGGTTCCCGGCAGACTCTTGACACGTGCTGAGCGCACCCGCATCCTTTCGCCAGAAAACGCAACGGCGTTGCGTTTTCCGCAACGGACGGACCAACGGACGACGCAGGCGAAGGAGGTCGCACCCATGGTGGAACGCGGCGCCCGGGCGGCCGACACCCTGGTGAGCCTGGTACGCGCCGGGGCGGCGGAGATCACCGCAGCACTGGGCGGCTGAACCGGCCCCCCGGACGCCCGCCTGACCTCGCCCCGCCCCCAGCCTGAAACCGCGACCTCACCAGCAGCCCCCGTCTCACCCGCAGTCCCACACCACACCCCACCCGCGCAGTCCCGTCCGTCCGCGATCCGCCCGCGTCCCCGGTGCGCCGCGTGCTGCCCCCGCACGCTCCCCCCGCCGAAGGCATCGCTTCGCCCGTCCCTGCCCGTGCTGACCGAAGGAGGAGCCCCCGTGGCGCACCCCGTCCCGGCCCCGCCCCGCGTTCCGCCGCCGACCGGCCTTGACGAAGAACCCGCGCACCCGCGTGTCCTGGAACCCCTCGTCTGGTGATACTGGTGGTGCTCTCCGCCGTCTGCGCCGTCATCGGGATCGACTCGATTGTCCGCGACGCAGAACTGCTGCGCCGCCACCTCCAGGGCGACCGGCCGTGGAGCGTACTGGGCCAGAGCTTCCGGCCCTCTACGAGCTGGACAGGCTCGCCGCCAACGAGGTCCCGGCCGTCGCGGCCGTCTACCACGACGACATGTACGTGGACCGGGAGCAGGCCCTCGCCACCGCGGGCGCCGTCCGGGGACTGCGGACCTGGGTCGCCGACGCCTACGCGCACGACGGGGTGCGCGCCGACGCCGCCGTCCTGGACCGGCCGATCGCCATGGCCGACGGCAAGATCTGAACCCGCCGGACGGCAGCCCCCGGCCCAGCCCCGCGCGCCCGGCACGGTCCGGACAGGACCTAGACTCTTTCAGTGAACGACTCCCTCCCCACCGCCGAAGCCCTGCGCACCGCCCTGGCCGGGCTCCTCGACGGACTGCCGCCCAAACAGGCCGCCCAGGCCGTCGAGCGGCTGATCGCCAACTACCGGGGGACCACCCCCACCGGTACCCCGCTCCTGCGTGACCGCTCGGACGTCGCCGCGTACGCCGCGTACCGGATGCCCGCCACGTTCGAAGCGGTACGGGCGGCGCTCGACGCCTTCCGTGCCGCGGTGCCCGGGTGGGCCCCGGCCCGGCACACCGACATCGGCGGCGGCACCGGTGCGGCGACCTGGGCGGTGGCGGGGGCCTGGGACGACGGCCCGCACGGGGCGGAGGGGACGGGGACCCGGAGTACCACCGTGCTGGACTGGGCGGAGCCCGCGCTGGTGCTCGGCCGTGAACTCGCCGCGCGGTCCGGCTCGTCCGCGCTGCGCGCGGCCGACTGGCAGCGCTCTCGTATCGGACCGGGGCTCACTCTGGAGAGCACGGATCTGGTGACGGTCTCGTACGTCCTGGGGGAGCTGACCGAGGCCGGCCGCACCGCCGTGGTGGACGCCGCAGCGGAGGCCGCCCAGGCGGTCGTCGTGGTCGAGCCCGGCACGCCCGACGGCTATCTGCGGATCATGGCGGCCCGGGACCGGCTGACCGCGGCGGGCCTGCGGAGCGCCGCCCCCTGCCCGCACAGCGACGCCTGCCCCATCGAGCGCGGCACCGACTGGTGCCACTTCTCGGCCCGGGTGAGCAGGTCCTCGCTGCACCGGCAGGTCAAGGGCGGCTCGCTGGCGTACGAGGACGAGAAGTTCAGCTATGTCGCCGCGTTCCGGGGCGAGGTGGCGACGGTCCCGGCCCGGGTGGTACGCAGACCGCAGATCCGCAAGGGCCTGGTCCAGCTGGAACTGTGCAGGGAGACGGGCGGCCTCGCCCGCGAGACCGTCTCCAAGCGCCACGGCGACCTCTACCGCGCGGCCCGGGACACCGCATGGGGCGACGCATGGCCGCCGCCCCCGGACAGGGCCTAGTGCCGCGGCAGGGCGGGTTTGCCCCGTCGCGACGCCCGGCACTTCCCCGAGTTCTCGGCTGCGCTCGAACAGGGGAGGCCCCATCTCTCGCCGCACCGGCCGAAGGCCCGAGTACGTCCAGTACGGGGACTTCCGGCCGGCACTCCGAGTGGGGGCACCCGCTGCTCGCAGAGCTTGGGGGAACGCATCGGACGCCGCTCCTCGACGGGCAAACCTTGCCTGCCGCGGCACTAGAGCTTCACGACCGGACCGGGTCCGATCCCGCCGGGGCTACGAACGCAGCTCCTGCGTACAGCACTTGACGCTTCCGCCGCCCTTGAGCAGCTCGCTCAGATCCATGCCGAGCGGTTCGAAGCCGCGGGCCCGCAGCGGTGCGTAGAGGCCGACTGCGGCCTGCGGCAGCAGTACATGGCGGCCGTCGCTCACCGCGTTGAGCCCCAGCGCCGCGGCGTCCTCCGGGGCCGCGATCAGCGCGTCGGGGAAGAGCCTGGCCAGCACGGAGCGGCTGCCGGGCGAAAAGGCGTCCGGGTAGTACATGATCTCGTCCGCCGAGTCGTCCAGGACGCTCAGCGCCGTATCGAGGTGGTAGTAGAGCGGGTCGACCAGATCGAGGCCGATCACCGGGCGGCCGAAGAACTCCTGTGCCTCGTCGTGCGAGAGCGGGCTGGAGCGGAAGCCCCGCCCGGCCAGGATGTACGAGGAGGTGACGGCGAAGTCGCCCTCACCCTCGTTGACATGGACGGGCTGGTGGATCCCGGTGAAGCCGTGCGCGCGGAACCACTCCAGGTGCGCTTCGGCCTCCTCGGCGCGCTCCGCGTGGGCGAAGCGGGCGCCGAGAACGCGTCCGTCGATCACCGTCGCGCCGTTGGCCGCGAAGACCATGTCGGGCAGGCCGGGCCCGGGGTCCAGGATGTCGACCGTGTGGCCGAGCGCGCGGTAGCGGTCGCGCAGGTCCT
This window harbors:
- a CDS encoding acyl carrier protein, producing the protein MSELHPTLVEVLTNTFKVPAVELRPEATMDDLEMDSLAVAELGVIVKETLGVDADADSAYKGATLGRISEFLTESTAADAR
- the ddaH gene encoding dimethylargininase, encoding MHSARAPQGGPWQAAGCTRAAHVRREEPSLPRDARPRRYLMCPPAHFRVTYSINPWMDPSKPVELPLALAQWEDLRDRYRALGHTVDILDPGPGLPDMVFAANGATVIDGRVLGARFAHAERAEEAEAHLEWFRAHGFTGIHQPVHVNEGEGDFAVTSSYILAGRGFRSSPLSHDEAQEFFGRPVIGLDLVDPLYYHLDTALSVLDDSADEIMYYPDAFSPGSRSVLARLFPDALIAAPEDAAALGLNAVSDGRHVLLPQAAVGLYAPLRARGFEPLGMDLSELLKGGGSVKCCTQELRS
- a CDS encoding small ribosomal subunit Rsm22 family protein; the encoded protein is MNDSLPTAEALRTALAGLLDGLPPKQAAQAVERLIANYRGTTPTGTPLLRDRSDVAAYAAYRMPATFEAVRAALDAFRAAVPGWAPARHTDIGGGTGAATWAVAGAWDDGPHGAEGTGTRSTTVLDWAEPALVLGRELAARSGSSALRAADWQRSRIGPGLTLESTDLVTVSYVLGELTEAGRTAVVDAAAEAAQAVVVVEPGTPDGYLRIMAARDRLTAAGLRSAAPCPHSDACPIERGTDWCHFSARVSRSSLHRQVKGGSLAYEDEKFSYVAAFRGEVATVPARVVRRPQIRKGLVQLELCRETGGLARETVSKRHGDLYRAARDTAWGDAWPPPPDRA
- a CDS encoding beta-ketoacyl-[acyl-carrier-protein] synthase family protein, producing the protein MTLPPVAITGLGMITPAGNDTESTWRGVCAGRSTARAVPELDGCAIDFACRVTGIDLAEAVGGRAVYRMGRYVRFAVLAAEEAVADAGLSPAGWDGARVAVVIGTSSAGSTGLYEQSVALERRGPEATSPLGTLLTVPNMAAAEVAIRLRATGPSLAPCTACSSGATALSVARDLLVTGQCDIAVAGATESIIDRLALTGFARSGAGAVRAGEQPPAICRPFAADRRGVVMGEGAAVMVLEREADAQARNVTPRALLAGTGATTDAYHPTSPRPDGSVAAAAVDAALRDAGWGAADVGHVNAHGTSTLLNDATEAGLIARAYPHRPPVTAPKGVLGHCMGAAGAIEAGLTVLTLQHGLVPPVANLTAPAPEFDIDCVTKQPRRVRVSRAVSHSFGFGGHNAVLAFQHA